In one window of Nocardia brasiliensis DNA:
- the cysC gene encoding adenylyl-sulfate kinase, which produces MSATLLRLATAGSVDDGKSTLIGRLLFDSKTIFTDQLAAVERTSRDRGDDYPNLALLTDGLRAEREQGITIDVAHRYFATPRRKFIIADTPGHIQYTRNMVTGASTADLALILVDARKGVVEQTRRHAFLAGLLGIPHLVLCVNKMDLVDWSQARFEEIRTEFAQFASKLDVSDLTFVPMSALHGENIVHRGASMPWYEGTPLLHHLEQVHIASDRNLIDARFPVQYVIRRHARDFRGYAGTVAGGVFKPGDEVAVLPSGLTTTVAAIWGPGGKPVAEAFPPQAVTIQLADEIDIARGDMICRPNNRPSAGRDLDAMVCWFADDSQLSPGATYTIRHTTRTATAEVRSLDYRLDVNTLHRDESPETLSLNEIGRIQLRTRQPLLFDPYRRNRSTGSFILVDETTNNTVAAGMITGPTLPSSRVVWHATAVGRDERATRGLTVWLTGLSGSGKSTVAVELERRLVAAGRPAFLLDGDNLRHGLNADLGFSAADRVENIRRVGEVARLFADAGVVAVVSLISPYRADRDRVRAAHLAAGIPFVEVFVDTPLEVCEARDPKGMYAKARAGEISGFTGIDDPYEAPTDAELVLRPDHGDPAAMAATILARLARVD; this is translated from the coding sequence ATGAGCGCCACCCTGCTGCGCCTCGCCACCGCGGGCAGCGTCGACGACGGCAAGTCCACCCTCATCGGCAGGCTGCTCTTCGACTCCAAGACGATCTTCACCGATCAACTCGCCGCGGTGGAACGCACCAGCCGCGACCGCGGCGACGACTACCCCAACCTCGCCCTGCTCACCGACGGACTGCGCGCCGAACGCGAACAGGGCATCACCATTGATGTGGCGCACCGCTACTTCGCCACGCCGAGAAGAAAATTCATCATCGCCGACACGCCGGGCCACATCCAGTACACCAGGAACATGGTGACCGGAGCGTCTACCGCCGACCTCGCGCTGATCCTGGTCGACGCGCGCAAAGGGGTCGTCGAGCAGACCCGCAGGCACGCCTTCCTGGCCGGCCTGCTCGGCATCCCGCACCTGGTGCTGTGCGTCAACAAGATGGACCTGGTGGACTGGTCGCAGGCCAGGTTCGAGGAGATCCGCACCGAATTCGCCCAGTTCGCCTCGAAATTGGACGTCTCCGACCTGACCTTCGTGCCGATGTCGGCGCTGCACGGCGAGAACATCGTGCACCGCGGCGCGAGCATGCCCTGGTACGAGGGCACTCCGCTGCTGCACCACCTCGAGCAGGTGCACATCGCCTCCGACCGTAACCTGATCGATGCCCGATTCCCGGTGCAGTACGTGATCCGCAGGCACGCCCGGGATTTTCGCGGCTACGCGGGCACTGTCGCGGGCGGGGTCTTCAAGCCCGGTGACGAGGTGGCGGTGCTGCCTTCGGGATTGACCACCACCGTCGCGGCCATCTGGGGTCCGGGCGGCAAGCCCGTCGCCGAAGCGTTTCCGCCGCAAGCGGTCACGATCCAGCTCGCCGACGAGATCGATATCGCACGCGGTGACATGATCTGCCGGCCGAACAACCGGCCCAGCGCCGGGCGCGATCTCGACGCCATGGTGTGCTGGTTCGCCGACGACTCCCAGCTCTCCCCCGGCGCGACCTACACCATCCGGCACACCACCCGCACGGCCACCGCCGAGGTGCGCAGCCTCGACTACCGGCTCGACGTCAACACGCTGCACCGTGACGAGAGCCCGGAAACGCTGTCGCTCAACGAGATCGGTCGCATTCAGCTGCGCACCCGCCAGCCGCTGCTTTTCGACCCGTACCGGCGCAATCGCAGCACCGGCAGCTTCATCCTGGTCGACGAAACGACCAACAACACCGTGGCCGCGGGCATGATCACCGGCCCGACGCTGCCCTCGTCCCGGGTGGTCTGGCATGCCACCGCGGTCGGGCGCGACGAACGGGCCACGCGCGGGCTCACGGTCTGGCTGACCGGGCTTTCCGGCTCCGGAAAGTCGACCGTCGCAGTGGAACTCGAACGCCGCCTGGTCGCCGCGGGCCGCCCCGCCTTCCTGCTCGACGGGGACAACCTGCGCCACGGACTGAATGCCGATCTCGGCTTCAGCGCCGCCGACCGGGTCGAGAACATCCGCAGGGTCGGCGAGGTCGCCCGCTTGTTCGCCGACGCCGGTGTGGTGGCGGTGGTCTCGCTGATCAGCCCGTACCGTGCCGACCGTGACCGAGTGCGCGCCGCGCACCTCGCGGCGGGCATCCCGTTCGTCGAGGTCTTCGTCGATACGCCGCTGGAGGTCTGCGAGGCCCGCGACCCGAAGGGCATGTACGCCAAGGCGCGCGCCGGCGAGATCAGCGGGTTCACCGGCATCGACGACCCGTACGAAGCTCCGACCGACGCCGAACTCGTGCTGCGGCCCGATCACGGCGACCCCGCCGCCATGGCGGCGACCATCCTCGCGCGATTGGCGCGCGTGGACTGA